The Mannheimia granulomatis sequence GCCTACCCTCATTGAGATTGCTAAACGCTTCCAAGAGCAGGGTTATGGCTTGTGTGCGACCTGCGGCACGGCAAAATTCCTGCGTGAACACGGCATTGCAGTACAAACGGTGAATAAAGTTCGCGAAGGTCGCCCGCATATCGTTGATGCCATTAAAAATGGGGAAATTGCGCTACTGGTGAACACTGTCAATGGCGAGCCGGAAGTAATTGCAGATAGTCATGAGATTCGTCGTACTGCATTACAGCAACGCGTCCCTGTCTATACAACAATAGCCGCTGCTGATGCAATAGTAGAAGGTATTAAACATATTCAGCAATTTAATGTCTATTCACTACAAGAGATCTATTCTCTGTAGTTTTCCATATTAAAAATTAAGGGAGAATTTATTTCTTAATGAATCCTCCCTTATTTAGATAACAAAAAACCTAAAGTTTTTACTTTAGGTTTTCGCGTTATTTACTCATATTCTTCTAGCCAAATAGTTAGAATCGCCTCTAAAATATGCTCATTTGATGCTTCAGGATCATCATCAAAATCTTCCATTTCACAAATCCATTTATGCATATCGGTAAAACGTACCGTAGTTGGATCTAAATCTGGATTCATATCATACAGATTCTCTGCGATCATTCGCGTATCAGTCCATTTCATTAGTGTGCAGCCTCATTTGCATGGTTTAAGTTATATTTTGGAATTTCAACAACCAAGTCTTCGGTGCCTACAATGCATTGACAGCTTAAACGACTGTCCATTTCTAAGCCCCAAGCTTTGTCTAACATATCTTCTTCTTGATCGGTAGTGTCATTTAAAGAGTCAAATCCTTCACGAATTACAACGTGACAAGTGGTACAAGCACAAGAGCAGTCGCAAGCATGATGGATCTCTACTCCAGCTTCGTGTGCAACTTCTAATAAATTATCACCGGTGTTGGCTTCAACTACCATACCTTCCGGGCAAAACTCTTCGTGTGGAAGAAAAACAATCTTTGGCATTTTAAGTTTCCTTTTATTAATCCCATTCAATATTCTCTAGATGTTCACCGATGAAGTTTAAAATTTCATCCTCATGCTCAACTAGATAAACAATAATATTTTTTAGCTCACGAGCTTTCTCTTTGCTTTTCTCTGAAAGCGGGTAAGTGGCATAATAACATCCTGCTTCAGGATCTTCTTCTAATAACTCCAATAGGCTTGGACGATAAATACTAAGGTAAGCTCTTAAAAATGCTGTCCAATTATAACCGTTCATATAAGCGACTTCATATTCAGCGTTAATCCGCTCACCAAGTTCAAAAATACGGTTATCTTCTAAATCAAACTCCACCGCAACGGTTCTAAACTGCTCTGAGAGTTCAGTTTTTACATAGTTAGACATAAAAACTCCTTATGCAAAATCATCCATTTTTTTACCAGATAATGCCTTTTGAATAGATAAATTCATTCTGCGTGCAGCAAACTCTTGAGTAGCTAAGTCTAAATCTTTGATACCTTGCTGAATAGCAAAGCGATCTGTGCCAGCTTTTAGCTCGATTAAACGAGCTAATTCTGCCTCAATTGCTTTAAATTCCTCAATACTGAGTACTTGCGAACCATCTTCTTTCAATGCAACCATCACACTATCAATAACACGGTCTGCTTCGACTCGCTGTTCTACCAGCTGACGTGATTCCATATCATCTTTCGCATTGAGCATAGACGATTTAATCATTTGAGTGATTTCTTCATCTGTTAGGCCGTAAGACGGTTTAATTTGAATCGAAGCTTGCACTTTCGTGGATTTTTCCATAGCAGTTACATTCAACAAACCATCTGCATCTACTTGGTAAGTTACTCGAACTTGTGCAACCCCTGCTGCCATTGCCGGTATACCACGTAAAGTAATTTTTCCTAATGAACGGCAATCTTCTACTAATTCACGTTCACCTTGTAAAACATGAATAGTCATTGCTGTTTGCCCATCTTTTCCGGTAGTAAATTCTTGTGCTCGAGCAACCGGAATAGTGGTGTTGCGTGGAATAATTTTTTCCACCAAGCCACCCATTGTTTCAATACCTAATGAAAGTGGCACTACATCCAGCAGCAGCATGTCTGCATCCGGTTTATTACCCACTAAAATATCAGCTTGTATTGCAGCCCCAATGGCTACCACTTTATCAGGATCAATAGATGTTAATGGCGTTTTACCAAAAAATTCACCAACACTTTCACGTACAAATGGAACGCGGGTTGATCCACCTACCATTACTACTTCGCTTACTTCTTCAACTTCTACTCCGGCATCTTTTAATGCACGGCGGCAAGTGATTATAGAGCGTTTTACAAGCGGTTGAATTAACTCATTAAATTGCAAACGGCTAATAGACCCTACCCAATTTGCAAAATTTATCTCAATTTCGACCGCTTGAGAAAGAGCTGTTTTTGTTTGGGTTGCAAGGGTTAATAACTCTCTCTGTTCATTCGCAGTTTGCGGTTTATAATTTGCTTGTTCGGCAATCCACTCAGCTAATAGATGATCGAAATCATCCCCACCAAGTGCAGTATCACCTGCAGTTGCAAGCACCTCAAACACACCTTTACGTAAGCGTAAAATGGATAAATCAAAAGTACCGCCGCCTAAATCGTAAACGGCAATCACCCCTTCTTGTCCGCTGTCTAATCCATAAGCAATAGCTGCAGCTGTCGGTTCATTTAATAAACGTAATACATTTAACCCGGCTAGGCGTGCTGCATCTTTTGTGCTTTGGCGTTGTGCATCATCAAAATAAGCCGGCACGGTAATCACTACACCAGATAGCTCGCCACCTAAACGCTGTTCAGCAAACTGAGTCAAATAGCTTAAAATATCTGCTGAAACCTCAACCGGACTTTTATTACCTTGATTGGTTTTAATTAATGGCAAGCCATTTTCGCTTGCAATAAATTGATAAGGAAGATTGCTATAACGTTGCTCTACATCCGCAAGTGAACGTCCAATTAAGCGTTTAGCCGAAATCACCGTATTTTTTGGGTCTAGTGCTGCTTTTGCAAAAGCATCAACTCCAACCGTTTTTTCTGTTTCGGCATAATGCACCACAGACGGCACTAATGCTCTTTCTTTTTCATCTAGCAACACTTGAGGTTGTCCGCTACGAACCGTTGCCACTAATGAATTTGTTGTTCCTAAATCAATTCCCACCGCTAATCTATGTTGATGTGGTGCTGTAGTTTGACCAGGTTCAGCAATTTGAAGTAATGCCATTATTTTTTTATCTCTCTAATTATAACTCTCTAACACAGGGAGAGAGAGTAAATAAAACTTTAAGCCACCGAATATCCCATATTCTCTGGGGCAAATACACCTTGGTAGTGGCGTTCTATCGGCACAGCAATTTTACTTTCTAAATCTAATATTTGATGACCTTGCAATTTTGCAATATCAGCTTGCCAGTTTTCCCAGCGTAGTGCTTGGTAAAAAGCATTTAAATCACCCGATAATGCCCAACCTAAAAATTCGGAATAACCTAAACTTAAACATTCCCATTGCTGCTTCTTGGGATGGTGATAATAAATCTGCCCGACTTTATCACCAATGCCACCCGCATTAATCGCGAAATAGCCACCGATGGCATCATCTGCTACTAATAAATGACTAGGCTGCTCACCTGACTGTTTAAAGGTTTTACCAAAATTCCAATCAAATAAACCACGTGGCAATTTTTCATTTCCCGAACCTAAAATGCGCAACCAGCCATGGTCAATAAAAATCCCTCCGGTTTCATAAACAATTGCACCAAGAGGAGAACGGGTAGAAAGTTGCATGCCGATTAAAGCACTCCCCGCATCTTCGGGGTAACTTACTAAAATTTCGTAATGATTTTTCGCCTGTGCGAACCAATCTCTTAAAATTAACCAAGCCGATTGTTTATCTAATAATTCTTCTAAGCTTTTCATTGAATTCCAATCCTATCATAGGATACATAATATTATTAAGAAATGTGGCATTGAGTAATTTCAGACCAATCTAAAGAGTAATATTCCCAATACAATTCTCTTAATGGTAGCCCATATATTGGCTTCCAAGGTTTATTAGCTGTATTATAATGCACAATCAAAGGGATTTCGTTGTCTTTACGACGAATCAACTCTGTTTGATTTTGGTTTATATAATAAACTTCTGCACCGACTAAATAGTTAAAATTATTATCCAATTCTAGCCATCTGTCTTTAAAAAGTAGATTCAGAATACTTTGATCTGCATCAGGCACTTTATGAATTATTTCCTTTGAAAGTGATAGCGCCTGCCCAGATATTCCATCTTCTTTCCACAAAGGCACATTAATTACCATAACACCGGCATTAAAACATTTTCCTCGATCACCTATCTGAAGACCAAGTTCATCAACACTTGCAGCAATATAGTTTTCACCAAGCTCTAAGTTAAAATATGGTTCAAGGGAGCCATTAACAACTAAATCATAATCTAGATATAAAGCTTTTTCTGCCTTAACTATATCTGCAATAAAGTAGCGGTAGAAAGTCGCCTCCGATTGAATATGTTGAAAAGTTGGGAATTCTTTTAAAACATCCAAATCAACTTTCACATCTCTTATGCTACAACCAAATTTTGATAATTTCTCATTGAGAGATGAAAACCACTCTTTAGGGAAATCCGGGTTAAATAAATAGAACTCAATATCTTGATTATAATAACAAATTGATTTAATCACACAAAGCAATTGGGATTCAACACGATAATCAGCAGCTAGAACGATTGTTTTTTGTTGCTTATTCATAATCCCTACTTAATGGTAATTTAATTATAAGCCTAAAAGTTCCTCTTCTACCCGCTCAATTTCCGTTAACAATTTTTTAGTGAAACGGAGCTTATCGCAAATTTCAAAGGCTTTTTGCCATTCTTGATTTGAAAGTGCAGTATCTAACTGTACCAAAATCTGTTTGTGTGTATTTTCAATTTCACTTTGGAAAGTAATCAGTTTTGTTTCATTTTTTGCAGATTCAATACTCTCCAAACTCTCACGCCATTCAAGTTGCTGCATTAAAAATGCCATATCTTTGGCACTTTGTTTTTCCAGATCTTTCTGCTCACCAGTATAGATATGAATAATTGCTTCAGCACGTAAAATCGGGTCTTTTAAGATATACAAAGCTTCATTAACATCTGCCGATTTTTGTACTGCAGCAAGCTGTTCTGCTTGAGAACAACTTGCAAAATTGTCCGGATGAAGCTGTTTTTGTAAAGCAAGATAACGCTCCGAAAGCCGGGCGTTATCAAGCTGAAACTGAACAGGCAAATCAAAAAGTGTAAATGGATTAAGCATTCTCATTCCTTATACGCTGAAACTTTCACCACAGCCACATTCATTTTTTACATTTGGGTTGTTGTATTTAAATCCTTCGTTTAAGCCTTCTTTTACGTAGTCCAATTCAGTCCCACTTAAATAGACAAGGCTTTTTTCATCTACAATCACTTTAACGCCATGTTGTTCGAATACTTTATCGTCTTCATTTAATGCATCTACAAATTCAAGTACATATGCCAATCCAGAGCAACCGGAGGTTTTTACTCCAAGCCTTAAACCAATCCCCTTCCCACGATTTTCAAGAAAAGTACGTACTCGGTTTGCAGCAGATTCAGTTAAGCTTATGCTCATTATTGTGTCCTTTATGAATGAATTAAATCAAGATAGATAGAAGATAGAAAAACGAATGCAAGCGGTCTTTTTTGCTAAAAATTTTGCAAAATCGACCGCTTGCAAAGCATCAATTACTTCGCTTGCTTCTCTTTATAATCCGCAATCGCCACTTTGATAGCATCTTCTGCTAAAATTGAGCAGTGTACTTTTACTGGTGGTAATTCTAGTTCTTCTGCGATGTCGCTGTTTTTGATTGCACCGGCTTCATCTAAAGACTTACCTTTTACCCATTCGGTAATTAAAGAGCTTGATGCAATTGCAGAACCACAGCCATACGCTTTAAAACGTGCATCTTCAATAATACCTTGCTCGTTCACTTTAATTTGTAAACGTAAGATATCACCACAAGCAGGTGCACCTACCATACCTGTACCGATGTCTGATGCTTCCTTGTCAAAGGTACCTACGTTACGCGGATTTTCGTAATGATCGATTACTTTCTCACTATATGCCATTTTTGTATTCCTTCTGTTTTGGACGAATATAATTCATCCCTACATTAAATTTTCATTATTAACGTAAAATACGTCATATCCTGTTTTGCAGGGGCGAATCACATTCGCCCTCATGAATTAGTGGTGGTTCCACTCGATTTTAGATAAATCTACACCTTCCTTGAACATTTCCCAAAGTGGCGAAAGTTCGCGTAATTTCACAATCGCTTTTTTCACGATTTCGATAGTGTGATCAATTTCTTCTTCTGTTGTCCAACGACCTAAAGTGAAACGAATTGAGCTGTGTGCTAATTCATCATCACGACCGATAGCACGCAATACATAAGAAGGCTCTAAACTTGCTGAGGTACAAGCTGAACCAGATGATACTGCGATATCACGTAATGACATCATTAAAGATTCACCTTCAACAAAGTTAAAGCTGATATTTAAGTTTGAACCCACACGTTTACCTTCTTCCATTGAACCATTCACATAAACTTCTTCAATATCTTTAAAGCCATTGTATAAACGGTCACGTAATACGGTTAAACGAGCCATCTCGCTTGCCATCTCTTCTTTCGCAATACGATATGCTTCACCCATTCCCACAATTTGGTGAACAGGTAATGTCCCCGAACGCATACCACGTTCATGACCACCACCGTGAATAATCGCTTCTAAACGTACGCGTGGTTTACGACAAACATATAAGCCGCCGATACCTTTCGGTCCGTATAATTTATGGCTAGAAAAAGACATTAAATCTACATTTAATTCTTGTACATCTACCGGAATTTTACCTACAGATTGAGTTGCATCAACGTGGAAAATAATTTTTTTCGCACGACAAATTGCGCCAATCTCTTTAATCGGTTGAATCACACCCATTTCGTTATTCACGTGCATAACAGAAATAACAATAGTATCTGGACGAATTGCTGCTTCTAATTTTGCTAAATCTAATAAACCATCTTCTTCAGGATCTAAGTAAGTTACCTCAAAACCTTCACGCTCTAACTGGCGGCAAGTATCTAATACTGCTTTATGTTCAGTTTTAACGGTAATGATATGTTTACCTTTTGTTTGGTAGAAATGTGCAGCACCTTTAATAGCAAGATTGTCAGATTCAGTTGCACCTGAAGTGAATACGATTTCACGGCTGTCTGCACCAATAAGATCTGCAATTTGGTTACGGGCAACATCTACGGCCTCTTCTGCTTCCCAGCCAAATTTGTGGGAACGAGAAGCCGGATTACCAAAGATGCCATCTTTGGTCATATATTCCATCATTTTTTTTGCAACACGCTCGTCCATTGGTGTAGTTGCTGCATAATCCAAATAAATTGGTAATTTCATTTTTACTCCTGATTAAAATAACCAAAGCGGTCATCTTTAATAAAAAATTTACAATTAGTGATGATGAGGATGATCGTGACAATGCTCTTTTTCACAATCATGGTCAGCATGTTCCGCTGCCAAATCAGCAAGAGAAATTGTACCTAAAAACTGTTCAATTTGCTCTTCTAATCGCTCCCACAAAGAATGAGTTAAACATTGAGAATCTTTACGACAATTACCACTACCTTTACATTTAGTGACATCAATATTCTCATTAACAGCAGCAATAATCATTCCTACGCTAATGTCTTCAGGCCTCTTGCCTAATTGATAGCCACCACCTGGTCCTCGAACACTTTGCACAATACCATCTCGGCGAAGATGCGCAAAAAGTTGTTCTAAGTACGAAAGCGAAATAGCTTGACGATCCGAAATATCAGCTAAACTCACCGGCTCTGATTTTCCATGTAAAGCAATATCTAAAATGGCAGTTACTGCATAACGCCCTTTTGAGGTAAGTTTCATAAAATCTCCTCGTTGATTTTGTCCAGAAAATCGTCTGGAAGATGTGTTAAATTTTGATATACCCCACTAATTTAGTCAATCATTTACAACTAATTAGTGTGAAAGGTTTTATATATTAAAAAAGTTTGCATAAATTGTTATCAATTATACGAAATAAATAATAGAAATACCAAAATAAACTCTCATTTAGCACAATAATTTGATTATTTTTGCTTCATTACTGATCGGAGCAGTGTACTTTTTATTAAAATTTAATTGATAGCATCACTCCATACCCCTAGAATCTCTGGGTTATTTTTTTAACATCTAATATTTTATATTAAAACTATTATTTATTAATTATATTTGAGAGATTCTTATGACAAACTTTTCTAAAACATTAGTGGCCTCATTAGTTGCATTAAGTTCTGCCGGTGCTCACGCGGCGGCATTCCAATTAGCTGAAATTTCAACCTCAGGCTTAGGTATGGCTTATGCAGGTAGTGCAGCAGTAGCTGATAATGCTTCTGTAGTAGCAACTAACCCGGCATTAATGACTCTATTCAAACAAACCGAATTTTCTGCAGGCGGTATTGTAGTAAATGCAGATGTTGATGTTGATGGTAACTTAGGTGGCGTATTTAAAGCTTCACAAAAAAATATTATTCCAACCGCATTAGTTCCTAATTTATATATCGTTTCACCGATTAACGATCGCTTTGCTGTGGGTGGCGGTATCAACGTAAACTACGGTTTAAAATCTCGTTTTAATCCGGATTTTAACGCTGGTATGTATGGCGGTAACACGCAA is a genomic window containing:
- the iscX gene encoding Fe-S cluster assembly protein IscX, which produces MKWTDTRMIAENLYDMNPDLDPTTVRFTDMHKWICEMEDFDDDPEASNEHILEAILTIWLEEYE
- the fdx gene encoding ISC system 2Fe-2S type ferredoxin; its protein translation is MPKIVFLPHEEFCPEGMVVEANTGDNLLEVAHEAGVEIHHACDCSCACTTCHVVIREGFDSLNDTTDQEEDMLDKAWGLEMDSRLSCQCIVGTEDLVVEIPKYNLNHANEAAH
- a CDS encoding Imm51 family immunity protein — translated: MSNYVKTELSEQFRTVAVEFDLEDNRIFELGERINAEYEVAYMNGYNWTAFLRAYLSIYRPSLLELLEEDPEAGCYYATYPLSEKSKEKARELKNIIVYLVEHEDEILNFIGEHLENIEWD
- the hscA gene encoding Fe-S protein assembly chaperone HscA, with protein sequence MALLQIAEPGQTTAPHQHRLAVGIDLGTTNSLVATVRSGQPQVLLDEKERALVPSVVHYAETEKTVGVDAFAKAALDPKNTVISAKRLIGRSLADVEQRYSNLPYQFIASENGLPLIKTNQGNKSPVEVSADILSYLTQFAEQRLGGELSGVVITVPAYFDDAQRQSTKDAARLAGLNVLRLLNEPTAAAIAYGLDSGQEGVIAVYDLGGGTFDLSILRLRKGVFEVLATAGDTALGGDDFDHLLAEWIAEQANYKPQTANEQRELLTLATQTKTALSQAVEIEINFANWVGSISRLQFNELIQPLVKRSIITCRRALKDAGVEVEEVSEVVMVGGSTRVPFVRESVGEFFGKTPLTSIDPDKVVAIGAAIQADILVGNKPDADMLLLDVVPLSLGIETMGGLVEKIIPRNTTIPVARAQEFTTGKDGQTAMTIHVLQGERELVEDCRSLGKITLRGIPAMAAGVAQVRVTYQVDADGLLNVTAMEKSTKVQASIQIKPSYGLTDEEITQMIKSSMLNAKDDMESRQLVEQRVEADRVIDSVMVALKEDGSQVLSIEEFKAIEAELARLIELKAGTDRFAIQQGIKDLDLATQEFAARRMNLSIQKALSGKKMDDFA
- a CDS encoding DUF2625 family protein, which encodes MKSLEELLDKQSAWLILRDWFAQAKNHYEILVSYPEDAGSALIGMQLSTRSPLGAIVYETGGIFIDHGWLRILGSGNEKLPRGLFDWNFGKTFKQSGEQPSHLLVADDAIGGYFAINAGGIGDKVGQIYYHHPKKQQWECLSLGYSEFLGWALSGDLNAFYQALRWENWQADIAKLQGHQILDLESKIAVPIERHYQGVFAPENMGYSVA
- a CDS encoding glycosyltransferase family 8 protein codes for the protein MNKQQKTIVLAADYRVESQLLCVIKSICYYNQDIEFYLFNPDFPKEWFSSLNEKLSKFGCSIRDVKVDLDVLKEFPTFQHIQSEATFYRYFIADIVKAEKALYLDYDLVVNGSLEPYFNLELGENYIAASVDELGLQIGDRGKCFNAGVMVINVPLWKEDGISGQALSLSKEIIHKVPDADQSILNLLFKDRWLELDNNFNYLVGAEVYYINQNQTELIRRKDNEIPLIVHYNTANKPWKPIYGLPLRELYWEYYSLDWSEITQCHIS
- the hscB gene encoding Fe-S protein assembly co-chaperone HscB, with product MLNPFTLFDLPVQFQLDNARLSERYLALQKQLHPDNFASCSQAEQLAAVQKSADVNEALYILKDPILRAEAIIHIYTGEQKDLEKQSAKDMAFLMQQLEWRESLESIESAKNETKLITFQSEIENTHKQILVQLDTALSNQEWQKAFEICDKLRFTKKLLTEIERVEEELLGL
- the iscA gene encoding iron-sulfur cluster assembly protein IscA; translated protein: MSISLTESAANRVRTFLENRGKGIGLRLGVKTSGCSGLAYVLEFVDALNEDDKVFEQHGVKVIVDEKSLVYLSGTELDYVKEGLNEGFKYNNPNVKNECGCGESFSV
- the iscU gene encoding Fe-S cluster assembly scaffold IscU, encoding MAYSEKVIDHYENPRNVGTFDKEASDIGTGMVGAPACGDILRLQIKVNEQGIIEDARFKAYGCGSAIASSSLITEWVKGKSLDEAGAIKNSDIAEELELPPVKVHCSILAEDAIKVAIADYKEKQAK
- a CDS encoding IscS subfamily cysteine desulfurase, whose amino-acid sequence is MKLPIYLDYAATTPMDERVAKKMMEYMTKDGIFGNPASRSHKFGWEAEEAVDVARNQIADLIGADSREIVFTSGATESDNLAIKGAAHFYQTKGKHIITVKTEHKAVLDTCRQLEREGFEVTYLDPEEDGLLDLAKLEAAIRPDTIVISVMHVNNEMGVIQPIKEIGAICRAKKIIFHVDATQSVGKIPVDVQELNVDLMSFSSHKLYGPKGIGGLYVCRKPRVRLEAIIHGGGHERGMRSGTLPVHQIVGMGEAYRIAKEEMASEMARLTVLRDRLYNGFKDIEEVYVNGSMEEGKRVGSNLNISFNFVEGESLMMSLRDIAVSSGSACTSASLEPSYVLRAIGRDDELAHSSIRFTLGRWTTEEEIDHTIEIVKKAIVKLRELSPLWEMFKEGVDLSKIEWNHH
- the iscR gene encoding Fe-S cluster assembly transcriptional regulator IscR, whose protein sequence is MKLTSKGRYAVTAILDIALHGKSEPVSLADISDRQAISLSYLEQLFAHLRRDGIVQSVRGPGGGYQLGKRPEDISVGMIIAAVNENIDVTKCKGSGNCRKDSQCLTHSLWERLEEQIEQFLGTISLADLAAEHADHDCEKEHCHDHPHHH